One region of Endozoicomonas sp. Mp262 genomic DNA includes:
- a CDS encoding 4a-hydroxytetrahydrobiopterin dehydratase has product MSDWQPCRYNQIDHIEKTYTFKKYSSALAYANAIAALAEFHNHHPRLVLEWGRVTIAWGTHQSKEGSGVFSKDRALAKACDKLFETLACQL; this is encoded by the coding sequence ATGAGCGATTGGCAACCCTGTCGATATAACCAGATCGATCATATCGAAAAAACCTACACATTCAAGAAGTACTCATCAGCACTGGCCTATGCCAATGCCATCGCAGCACTTGCCGAATTTCATAATCACCACCCAAGGCTGGTGCTGGAATGGGGCAGGGTAACCATTGCCTGGGGCACCCATCAATCCAAAGAGGGGAGCGGGGTCTTTTCAAAAGATCGAGCGCTCGCTAAAGCCTGTGACAAATTATTTGAAACCCTGGCCTGCCAGCTATAG
- the icd gene encoding NADP-dependent isocitrate dehydrogenase, protein MGYQKIKIPASGDKITVNKDLSLNVPHQPIIPYIEGDGIGVDVSPAMLKAVDAAVNKAYGGKRSIAWMEVFCGEKATHVYDDNTWLPEETLTALREYVVGIKGPLTTPVGGGIRSLNVALRQELDLFACIRPVRWFKGVPSPVKEPEKTDMVIFRENSEDIYAGIEWQADSPEANKVISFLRDEMGVSKIRFEEHCGIGIKPVSKEGTRRLVRKAIQFAIDNDRSSVTLVHKGNIMKFTEGAFKDWGYEEAVSNFGGKPLDGGPWHVIKNPNTGADIIIKDVIADAFLQQILMRPAEYDVIATLNLNGDYVSDALAAQVGGIGIAPGANIGAPVALFEATHGTAPKYAGQDKVNPGSVILSAEMMLRHLGWTEAADLIIKGVEGAILAKTVTYDFERLMEGATLVSCSAFADAIIDHM, encoded by the coding sequence ATGGGATACCAAAAGATCAAGATTCCTGCCAGCGGTGACAAAATCACTGTCAACAAGGATCTTTCCCTCAATGTTCCCCACCAGCCAATTATCCCCTATATCGAGGGTGATGGTATTGGTGTCGATGTTTCTCCTGCCATGTTAAAGGCCGTGGATGCCGCCGTAAACAAAGCTTACGGCGGCAAGCGCTCCATTGCCTGGATGGAAGTCTTCTGCGGCGAAAAAGCCACTCATGTGTACGATGATAATACCTGGCTGCCCGAAGAAACCCTGACAGCGCTTCGGGAATATGTGGTAGGTATCAAGGGACCTCTAACCACCCCTGTGGGTGGCGGCATTCGCTCTCTAAATGTGGCCCTGCGACAGGAACTTGACCTGTTTGCCTGCATCCGACCCGTACGCTGGTTTAAAGGTGTGCCAAGTCCTGTTAAAGAACCAGAGAAAACAGACATGGTGATTTTCCGGGAAAACTCGGAAGATATTTATGCGGGTATTGAGTGGCAGGCAGATAGTCCTGAGGCTAACAAAGTCATTAGCTTCCTGCGGGATGAAATGGGTGTTAGCAAAATTCGCTTTGAAGAACACTGCGGCATTGGCATCAAGCCCGTATCAAAAGAGGGAACCCGGCGACTGGTGCGTAAGGCAATCCAGTTTGCGATAGATAATGATAGAAGTTCCGTCACCCTGGTTCATAAAGGCAATATTATGAAATTTACCGAGGGGGCATTCAAGGACTGGGGTTATGAAGAAGCCGTAAGCAACTTTGGGGGCAAACCTCTGGATGGCGGCCCGTGGCATGTGATCAAAAATCCGAACACCGGTGCGGACATCATTATTAAAGATGTGATTGCTGATGCCTTTTTACAACAGATTCTAATGCGTCCGGCGGAGTATGATGTCATCGCCACACTCAACCTCAACGGCGATTATGTCTCTGATGCTCTGGCAGCACAGGTGGGAGGCATTGGTATAGCACCCGGTGCCAATATTGGTGCCCCCGTAGCCTTATTTGAAGCTACCCATGGTACAGCACCTAAATATGCCGGGCAGGATAAAGTGAACCCGGGTTCTGTTATTCTATCCGCTGAAATGATGCTGAGGCATCTGGGCTGGACTGAGGCGGCCGACCTGATTATCAAAGGGGTTGAGGGCGCTATTTTGGCAAAAACAGTGACCTATGATTTTGAGCGGTTAATGGAAGGGGCTACTCTAGTTTCCTGTTCTGCTTTTGCCGATGCCATTATTGACCATATGTAA
- the clpS gene encoding ATP-dependent Clp protease adapter ClpS, giving the protein MSNLKKFRLNLESEGHEQEGDQDIAVAPEKTRLKPPSMYQVLLLNDDFTPMDFVVDVLERFFNMPTEKAAQVMLTVHTEGKATCGLFSKDVAETKAQQVNQYSRENQHPLLCKTEKAD; this is encoded by the coding sequence ATGAGTAATCTCAAAAAGTTTCGTCTAAACTTAGAGAGTGAAGGGCACGAGCAGGAGGGCGATCAGGATATCGCTGTTGCTCCGGAGAAAACCCGCCTGAAGCCCCCTTCAATGTATCAGGTCTTGCTCCTGAATGATGACTTTACACCAATGGATTTTGTCGTTGATGTTCTGGAAAGATTTTTTAATATGCCAACGGAAAAGGCTGCCCAAGTCATGTTAACAGTCCATACTGAAGGAAAGGCCACTTGTGGTCTATTCAGCAAGGATGTTGCGGAAACCAAAGCCCAGCAAGTTAATCAGTATTCCAGAGAAAACCAGCATCCCCTGTTGTGCAAGACAGAAAAAGCCGATTAG
- the purB gene encoding adenylosuccinate lyase, with the protein MELTALTAVSPIDGRYGDKTRNLRTIFSEYGLIRFRVTVEVKWLQALANHPEIKEIPAFSKEASELLDGIVSHFSLADAERVKEIERTTNHDVKAVEYLIKEKVQNNEELAAISEFIHFACTSEDINNLSHGLMLQSGMADVAIPEMERIVTVLETLAREHAEQPMLARTHGQTASPTTVGKELANTAYRLKRQLKQICDIRPLGKINGAVGNYNAHLSAYPEVNWEAHAEKFVTSLGLSWNSYTTQIEPHDYIAELFDAVCRFNTILIDLDRDIWGYISLGYFKQKTVAGEVGSSTMPHKVNPIDFENSEGNLGIANAIMQHLATKLPVSRWQRDLTDSTVLRNLGAGLGHSLIAYASTLKGLGKLQVNPTQLDADLDSAWEVLAEPIQTVMRRYGIEQPYEKLKALTRGQQGINQATLASFIDGLELPAHVKDELKALTPGNYTGNAAVQAKAI; encoded by the coding sequence ATGGAGCTGACTGCACTGACCGCTGTCTCCCCCATTGATGGTCGTTACGGAGATAAAACCCGTAACCTGAGAACCATCTTTAGTGAATACGGACTGATCCGTTTTCGTGTAACGGTGGAAGTGAAGTGGTTACAGGCTCTGGCCAATCATCCTGAAATCAAAGAAATTCCCGCCTTTTCAAAAGAAGCGAGCGAATTGCTGGATGGTATCGTCAGCCACTTTTCCCTGGCGGATGCTGAGCGTGTTAAAGAGATTGAGAGAACCACCAACCATGACGTGAAGGCGGTTGAATATCTTATTAAAGAAAAAGTGCAGAATAATGAAGAGCTTGCAGCCATCAGTGAGTTTATTCATTTTGCCTGTACTTCAGAGGATATCAATAACCTGTCTCATGGTTTAATGCTGCAAAGTGGTATGGCCGATGTTGCCATTCCTGAAATGGAGCGGATTGTTACTGTCCTTGAAACCTTGGCCAGGGAGCATGCCGAGCAACCCATGCTGGCTAGAACCCATGGACAAACAGCCTCTCCGACCACTGTTGGCAAGGAGTTGGCCAATACCGCCTATCGCCTGAAGCGACAGCTGAAGCAGATTTGTGATATCCGACCACTGGGTAAAATCAACGGTGCTGTAGGCAACTATAATGCCCACTTATCCGCCTATCCTGAAGTGAACTGGGAGGCACATGCCGAGAAGTTTGTAACCTCCCTTGGCCTGTCATGGAATTCTTACACCACCCAGATAGAACCCCATGACTACATTGCCGAGCTGTTTGATGCAGTGTGCCGGTTCAATACCATCCTTATTGATCTTGACCGGGATATCTGGGGCTACATTTCCCTGGGCTATTTCAAACAGAAAACCGTTGCCGGTGAAGTGGGTTCATCCACTATGCCCCACAAGGTTAACCCCATTGATTTTGAAAATTCTGAAGGGAATCTGGGGATCGCCAATGCGATCATGCAGCACCTTGCCACCAAACTACCGGTATCTCGCTGGCAACGAGACCTGACTGATTCTACGGTATTGAGAAATCTGGGGGCTGGCCTGGGACACAGCCTGATTGCTTACGCCTCTACCCTGAAAGGGTTGGGCAAATTGCAAGTAAACCCGACCCAACTGGATGCAGATCTTGACAGTGCCTGGGAAGTCCTGGCTGAACCGATTCAAACGGTTATGCGTCGTTACGGTATTGAACAGCCCTATGAAAAGCTGAAAGCCCTGACCCGTGGTCAACAAGGTATTAACCAGGCAACCCTGGCCTCTTTTATTGATGGCCTGGAGTTACCGGCTCATGTAAAAGATGAGCTTAAGGCCTTAACTCCCGGTAACTACACCGGAAATGCAGCCGTTCAGGCGAAAGCTATTTAA
- the infA gene encoding translation initiation factor IF-1, with the protein MAKEDSIEMEGVVVDTLPNTMFRVELENGHVVTAHISGKMRKNYIRILTGDKVKVELTPYDLTKGRITYRSR; encoded by the coding sequence ATGGCAAAAGAAGATAGCATTGAAATGGAAGGTGTCGTTGTTGACACTCTGCCAAATACCATGTTTCGTGTTGAACTGGAAAATGGCCATGTGGTAACGGCTCATATTTCCGGAAAAATGCGTAAGAACTACATTCGTATTCTGACCGGTGACAAGGTTAAGGTAGAACTGACACCTTATGACCTGACCAAGGGCCGGATCACCTACCGTTCCCGCTAA
- a CDS encoding arginyltransferase produces the protein MTSLKNIKFYATQPHSCSYLSGKDATTLFMDPEKPLSQALYSRLADIGFRRSGHHIYRPHCSGCKACIPARIPVSEFSLSRSQKRNWQKNQDIDITEHTPEFSHEVYGLYERYIRSQHKDGDMFPPSVEQFTGFLVDSPDYCCFYQLRINGQLIAVAVTDRLKDSLSAIYTFYDPDHGKRSLGRYCILWQIMKARQLGLKYLHLGYWVKGCRKMDYKIDYKPMELLINNHWSRLI, from the coding sequence ATGACATCACTAAAAAATATTAAGTTCTATGCAACTCAGCCCCATAGCTGTAGTTATCTTTCCGGAAAGGATGCCACCACTCTGTTTATGGATCCGGAAAAGCCATTAAGTCAGGCACTTTACAGTCGCTTGGCGGATATTGGTTTCAGGCGCAGCGGTCACCATATTTATCGCCCTCACTGCTCTGGCTGCAAGGCTTGTATACCGGCAAGGATACCGGTATCAGAATTTTCATTGAGTCGAAGCCAAAAGAGAAACTGGCAGAAGAATCAGGATATTGACATTACTGAGCATACACCGGAATTCAGCCATGAAGTCTATGGGCTCTACGAACGTTATATCCGTAGCCAACATAAAGACGGGGATATGTTTCCTCCCTCAGTGGAGCAGTTTACCGGCTTTTTGGTGGATAGCCCCGATTATTGCTGTTTCTACCAGCTTCGCATCAATGGCCAGCTAATCGCCGTTGCTGTGACTGACCGATTAAAAGACAGCCTTTCTGCCATTTATACGTTCTATGACCCTGACCATGGTAAACGCAGTCTTGGGCGTTACTGTATCCTGTGGCAAATAATGAAAGCCAGGCAGCTGGGGCTTAAGTATCTGCACCTAGGGTACTGGGTGAAAGGATGTCGAAAAATGGATTATAAAATCGATTACAAGCCTATGGAGTTACTGATCAATAATCATTGGTCGCGGCTTATCTAA
- the hflD gene encoding high frequency lysogenization protein HflD, translating to MQHSKKEQAAALAGIFQAAALVERLAKTGQLPEDVLQPSIQSIFVTSPQAVPEVYGGYDKLTLGRKLLKGVLNRDTEAVQGDVVRYALALIHLERKLNRTPPMLNTIGERLKRTREQATHFGMLHENVMSSLAGIYLDTISTFKTRIQVTGDPGCLQIPSNANKIRAILLAGIRSAMLWRQLGGTRWHLFFSRKKLLDGLNRL from the coding sequence GTGCAACATTCAAAAAAGGAGCAGGCAGCCGCCCTTGCAGGTATTTTTCAAGCTGCGGCGCTGGTTGAACGATTAGCAAAAACCGGGCAGTTGCCTGAAGATGTTTTACAGCCATCCATTCAAAGTATTTTTGTAACATCACCGCAAGCCGTACCTGAGGTTTATGGTGGCTACGATAAGCTTACCCTGGGACGAAAACTGTTAAAAGGAGTGCTGAACAGGGATACCGAGGCGGTACAGGGCGATGTGGTTCGCTACGCACTGGCACTGATACATCTTGAGCGAAAGCTGAATAGAACGCCGCCCATGCTGAATACCATTGGCGAACGATTGAAACGGACCAGGGAGCAGGCCACCCATTTCGGCATGCTCCATGAGAATGTGATGTCCAGCCTGGCTGGCATCTACCTGGATACCATCAGTACATTCAAAACCCGTATCCAGGTCACAGGAGATCCCGGTTGTTTGCAGATACCGAGCAATGCCAACAAAATCAGGGCAATCCTGTTGGCGGGAATACGCTCTGCCATGCTCTGGCGACAACTCGGGGGAACTCGCTGGCATCTATTCTTCAGCAGAAAAAAACTGCTTGACGGCTTAAACCGTCTTTAA
- the aat gene encoding leucyl/phenylalanyl-tRNA--protein transferase: MTERIIAWLDETDPSFPDTGSALTDPNGLLAAGGNLSAATLLAAYRHGVFPWFNKGEPILWWSPNPRMVIYPDKLHISRSLAKLLKKNSYKVTCDRAFHQVIKACSAPRSYTRETWITEEMIEAYHSLHTLGHAHSVEVWENDQLVGGLYGVAIGQVFFGESMFSKKNNASKVAFAWLCKHLLQWQIKLVDCQVYSPHLESLGGITIPRDQFVELIGRYCQALPSGANWNFEWQWNDLSNDITKKY; the protein is encoded by the coding sequence ATGACAGAAAGAATAATCGCCTGGCTGGATGAAACAGATCCCTCTTTTCCTGATACTGGCAGCGCCTTGACAGACCCTAATGGGTTGCTTGCTGCAGGAGGTAACCTGTCAGCGGCTACCCTGCTGGCTGCTTATCGTCATGGGGTCTTTCCCTGGTTTAATAAAGGGGAACCTATCCTTTGGTGGAGTCCAAATCCCCGCATGGTTATTTATCCGGACAAGCTGCATATTTCCCGGTCGCTGGCGAAATTGCTTAAAAAAAACAGCTATAAAGTCACCTGTGACCGGGCATTTCATCAGGTGATAAAAGCGTGCTCGGCACCCAGGTCATATACCCGTGAAACCTGGATTACAGAAGAAATGATTGAGGCGTACCATTCACTTCACACTTTAGGGCATGCTCACTCTGTGGAAGTTTGGGAAAATGACCAATTAGTGGGAGGTTTATATGGCGTTGCCATTGGCCAGGTGTTTTTTGGCGAATCCATGTTTAGCAAAAAGAATAATGCATCAAAAGTGGCGTTTGCCTGGTTGTGTAAACACCTGCTGCAATGGCAGATTAAGCTTGTGGACTGCCAGGTTTATAGTCCGCACCTGGAATCATTGGGGGGAATCACGATTCCCAGGGATCAGTTTGTGGAGTTGATTGGGCGCTATTGCCAGGCATTACCATCCGGTGCAAACTGGAACTTTGAATGGCAATGGAATGACCTTTCAAATGACATCACTAAAAAATATTAA
- the clpA gene encoding ATP-dependent Clp protease ATP-binding subunit ClpA has translation MLNKDLELTLNSAFRDARSKRHEFMTVEHLLLALLENESASRVLLACGVELDKLRKELSEFIDTTTPLISINDADRETQPTLGFQRVLQRAVFHVQSSGKKEVTGANVLVAIFSEQESQAVYFLKQQDIARIDVVNYIAHGISKIPGQELEELGHDLVEESDSEQGGKDPLKNYVTNLNEQARLGRIDPLVGREEEVERVCQILTRRRKNNPLLVGEAGVGKTAIAEGLAKRIVDKEVPEVLSKATVYALDLGSLLAGTKYRGDFEKRFKKLLGELKKLDHAILFIDEIHTIIGAGAASGGVMDASNLLKPLLTSGDLRCVGSTTFQEFRGIFEKDRALARRFQKVDVIEPNVEDTFEILRGLKKRFEEHHDIEYRDDALKAAAELADRYINDRHMPDKAIDVIDEAGAYQRLQPEDNRKKTIEVDDVESIVAKIARIPPKSVSSSDKEILERLDRNLKMVVFGQDGAITSLATAIKLSRAGLKAPEKPVGSFLFSGPTGVGKTEVCRQLAKALGIELVRFDMSEYMESHTVSRLIGAPPGYVGFDQGGLLTEAINKTPHCVLLLDEIEKGHPDVFNLLLQVMDHGTLTDNNGRKADFRNVILIMTTNAGAETLNRSSMGFLEQDHASDGMEVIKKTFSPEFRNRLDSIIPFKPLDDEIIKHVVDKFLTELQAQLDEKRVQIDVDDKACAWLADKGFDRQMGARPMGRIIQEHLKKPLAEQILFGKLAESGGTVKVTVRKGDLHLKIEAAKNRTSDLEAVEGTD, from the coding sequence ATGCTAAATAAAGACCTCGAGTTGACACTTAACAGTGCTTTTAGAGATGCAAGGAGCAAGCGTCATGAATTTATGACGGTTGAACATTTGTTGTTAGCCTTGCTGGAGAATGAATCAGCCTCAAGGGTTTTGCTCGCATGTGGCGTTGAACTCGATAAACTTCGAAAGGAGTTATCCGAGTTTATCGATACCACCACACCGCTCATATCAATTAATGACGCTGATCGTGAAACTCAACCCACCCTCGGTTTTCAGAGGGTACTGCAAAGGGCTGTTTTCCATGTTCAAAGCTCTGGTAAAAAAGAAGTCACCGGAGCTAATGTCCTTGTGGCCATATTCAGTGAGCAGGAGAGTCAGGCGGTCTACTTCCTGAAACAACAGGATATCGCCAGAATTGATGTGGTCAACTATATTGCCCACGGCATTTCGAAAATACCCGGACAAGAGCTGGAAGAGCTTGGTCATGACCTGGTTGAAGAGAGTGACTCTGAACAGGGTGGAAAAGATCCACTGAAGAATTATGTTACTAACCTCAATGAGCAGGCCCGTCTTGGCAGGATAGATCCTCTGGTGGGTCGGGAAGAAGAGGTAGAGCGCGTATGCCAGATACTCACACGCCGTCGTAAAAACAACCCTCTGCTGGTTGGCGAAGCGGGTGTAGGTAAAACCGCCATTGCCGAAGGGCTGGCAAAACGGATTGTTGATAAGGAAGTGCCTGAGGTTTTATCCAAGGCAACGGTTTATGCACTGGACCTGGGGTCGCTTTTGGCCGGAACCAAGTACAGGGGCGATTTTGAGAAGCGATTCAAGAAGTTACTGGGTGAACTTAAAAAGCTGGATCATGCCATTCTGTTTATCGATGAAATCCATACCATTATTGGTGCTGGCGCAGCATCTGGCGGTGTGATGGATGCCTCGAACTTACTCAAGCCATTACTCACATCCGGTGACCTTCGCTGCGTTGGCTCCACGACTTTCCAGGAATTCCGCGGAATCTTTGAAAAGGATCGGGCCCTGGCCAGACGTTTCCAGAAAGTCGATGTTATAGAGCCCAATGTAGAGGATACCTTTGAAATATTACGGGGACTGAAGAAGCGCTTTGAAGAACATCATGACATTGAGTATCGGGATGATGCATTAAAAGCAGCAGCCGAGTTAGCTGACCGCTACATTAATGACCGCCACATGCCAGACAAGGCCATCGATGTTATTGACGAAGCCGGTGCCTATCAGCGACTCCAGCCTGAAGATAACCGCAAGAAAACGATTGAGGTGGATGATGTCGAGAGTATTGTTGCCAAGATCGCCCGCATTCCTCCAAAATCCGTATCGTCGTCAGATAAGGAAATACTGGAGCGACTGGATCGCAATCTGAAAATGGTGGTATTTGGCCAGGATGGTGCCATCACCTCTCTGGCAACAGCCATCAAACTCTCACGTGCTGGCTTGAAAGCACCGGAAAAACCTGTGGGTTCATTCCTCTTTTCAGGCCCCACTGGCGTCGGAAAAACCGAAGTATGCCGTCAGCTGGCCAAGGCTCTTGGCATTGAACTGGTCCGTTTTGATATGTCTGAGTATATGGAAAGCCATACCGTTTCACGGTTAATTGGTGCACCTCCCGGATATGTCGGCTTCGACCAGGGCGGTCTGTTAACCGAGGCGATAAACAAAACACCTCACTGCGTGCTACTTCTCGACGAAATAGAAAAGGGACATCCCGACGTGTTTAATCTGCTATTGCAGGTTATGGACCATGGCACACTCACAGATAACAACGGCCGTAAGGCGGATTTTAGAAATGTTATCCTGATCATGACCACCAATGCCGGTGCCGAAACCCTGAATCGAAGCTCTATGGGCTTCCTGGAGCAGGATCATGCCTCCGATGGCATGGAAGTGATCAAAAAGACCTTTTCACCAGAATTCAGAAACCGGCTTGATAGTATTATTCCCTTCAAACCTCTGGATGATGAAATTATCAAGCATGTGGTTGATAAGTTCCTCACGGAACTACAGGCCCAGCTTGATGAGAAACGTGTTCAGATTGATGTGGATGATAAAGCCTGTGCCTGGCTGGCAGATAAAGGCTTTGATCGTCAAATGGGCGCACGCCCTATGGGACGGATAATTCAGGAGCACCTGAAAAAGCCTTTAGCTGAGCAGATTCTTTTCGGCAAGCTGGCAGAAAGTGGAGGAACCGTTAAGGTAACTGTCCGTAAAGGAGACCTTCATTTGAAGATTGAAGCCGCCAAAAATCGCACATCTGATCTTGAGGCTGTTGAAGGTACTGACTAA
- a CDS encoding aminoacyl-histidine dipeptidase, translating to MSQFGDLKPEALWRHFSDLCQIPRPSKHEAAVCKHIKQFGEQLGLETIVDEVGNIIIRKPATPGMENRKGVILQGHVDMVPQKNTDTDHDFTKDPIRAYIDGEWMTAEGTTLGADNGVGVAAAMALLEAKDIEHGPLEALFTVDEESGMTGAEGLKPGILHGDIMLNMDSEEEGKLCVGCAGGVDVVIRGEYTPEQVTAGYSHFEIALRGLKGGHSGQDINLQRGNANKLMVRLLKELAPLGMELTRFKGGSLRNAIPREAFASVALPAKQAEQAAAMVDRYITIFRAELAEVEPDLSLTMTAAEQSSAHIIPMTELARWLDALHVSPCGVHRMSLSVEGVVETSNNLAVVTIENGHIVIENMVRSLVDTAREEHAETIAGLYRLLGAEVNKKGAYPGWKPNMASSILKTMSETHKSLFGKEPEVEVIHAGLECGLLGSTYPHWDMISFGPTIRFPHSPDEKVHIASVANFWRYLQTTLKNIPQA from the coding sequence GTGTCACAATTTGGAGACCTCAAGCCCGAAGCCCTGTGGCGTCATTTTAGCGATTTATGTCAGATTCCTCGACCATCAAAGCACGAAGCTGCAGTATGTAAGCACATCAAACAGTTTGGTGAGCAACTTGGTCTGGAAACCATTGTTGATGAAGTCGGCAATATCATTATCCGGAAACCGGCTACCCCTGGCATGGAAAATCGTAAGGGTGTCATTCTTCAAGGGCACGTAGATATGGTGCCGCAAAAAAATACTGACACTGACCACGATTTTACCAAGGATCCTATCCGTGCCTACATTGATGGCGAATGGATGACTGCCGAAGGCACCACCCTTGGCGCAGATAACGGGGTTGGTGTTGCTGCCGCCATGGCACTGCTGGAAGCCAAAGATATTGAGCACGGCCCGCTGGAAGCCCTGTTTACCGTTGATGAAGAAAGCGGAATGACCGGAGCAGAAGGGCTTAAGCCCGGAATTCTCCACGGCGATATCATGCTGAATATGGATTCCGAGGAAGAAGGCAAACTCTGCGTAGGCTGTGCAGGCGGCGTAGATGTTGTTATCCGTGGCGAGTATACCCCCGAGCAGGTCACGGCCGGATACAGTCACTTTGAAATTGCCCTGAGAGGCCTGAAAGGTGGTCACTCCGGCCAGGACATTAACCTTCAGCGCGGTAATGCCAACAAGCTGATGGTTCGTTTGTTGAAAGAACTGGCACCGCTTGGAATGGAACTTACCCGCTTTAAAGGCGGCTCCCTGCGCAACGCTATTCCACGGGAAGCCTTTGCCTCTGTAGCCTTGCCTGCCAAGCAAGCAGAACAGGCGGCGGCTATGGTTGACCGTTATATCACCATCTTCCGTGCCGAGCTGGCCGAAGTGGAACCTGACCTCAGCCTCACCATGACTGCTGCCGAACAGTCTTCCGCCCACATTATTCCAATGACTGAACTGGCTCGCTGGTTGGATGCCCTCCATGTATCCCCTTGCGGCGTCCACAGAATGAGTCTGAGTGTAGAAGGGGTTGTTGAAACCTCTAACAATCTGGCGGTAGTCACCATTGAAAATGGCCACATAGTTATTGAAAACATGGTGCGCAGTCTGGTTGACACAGCCCGGGAAGAACATGCCGAAACCATTGCCGGCCTATATCGTCTGCTCGGTGCTGAAGTGAACAAAAAGGGTGCTTACCCTGGCTGGAAACCGAATATGGCCTCCAGCATTCTCAAAACCATGAGCGAGACTCATAAGAGCCTGTTTGGAAAAGAGCCTGAAGTAGAGGTTATTCACGCGGGCCTGGAGTGTGGTTTGCTAGGCAGCACTTATCCTCACTGGGATATGATTTCTTTTGGCCCAACCATTCGATTCCCTCATTCTCCGGATGAAAAAGTACACATCGCATCTGTAGCAAATTTCTGGCGGTATCTCCAGACTACCCTTAAAAACATTCCTCAGGCATAA
- the mnmA gene encoding tRNA 2-thiouridine(34) synthase MnmA gives MKQPSETRVIVGMSGGVDSSVSALLLMQQGFQVEGLFMKNWEEDDGTEYCTAMQDLADAQDVCDRLGITLHKANFAAEYWDNVFEHFLNEYKNGRTPNPDILCNKEIKFKAFLDYALTLGADYIATGHYARRVDRDNTTLLCKGLDNNKDQTYFLHAVGKRQIAKTLFPVGELSKPDVRKLAEKHGLVTFNKKDSTGICFIGERRFRDFLKQYLPAQPGAIETSDGEVIGEHSGLMYHTIGQRQGLGIGGLKNAGDAPWYVVEKDLHRNVLVVGQGNNHPLLFSEALTASHIDWIEGTPPHMPCMLKAKVRYRQQEQPCQLSQGDDGRYLVHFQEPQRAVTPGQSVVFYEGDTCLGGGVIEARHASIRQLLDDSLAR, from the coding sequence ATGAAACAGCCATCTGAAACTCGTGTTATTGTCGGTATGTCCGGCGGTGTTGATTCTTCTGTTTCGGCCTTACTCCTGATGCAACAGGGTTTTCAGGTTGAAGGCTTGTTTATGAAAAACTGGGAAGAAGATGACGGCACTGAATATTGCACTGCCATGCAGGATCTTGCCGACGCCCAGGATGTGTGTGACAGACTGGGCATCACGTTGCATAAGGCTAATTTTGCGGCGGAGTACTGGGATAATGTATTTGAACATTTCCTCAATGAGTACAAAAATGGCCGGACTCCTAACCCGGATATTCTGTGTAATAAAGAAATCAAGTTTAAGGCATTTCTTGATTATGCCCTGACTCTGGGGGCTGACTATATTGCTACAGGCCATTACGCGAGGCGGGTTGATCGGGACAATACCACCCTCTTGTGCAAAGGTTTGGATAACAATAAGGATCAGACCTATTTTCTTCATGCGGTTGGTAAGAGGCAGATTGCCAAAACGCTCTTTCCTGTGGGCGAATTAAGTAAGCCTGATGTACGTAAGCTGGCAGAGAAGCACGGTCTTGTAACCTTTAACAAGAAAGACAGTACTGGTATTTGCTTTATCGGGGAGCGTCGCTTCCGGGATTTCCTCAAGCAGTACCTCCCTGCCCAGCCCGGTGCTATTGAAACCAGTGATGGAGAAGTTATTGGAGAACATTCGGGGCTAATGTACCATACTATCGGTCAACGGCAGGGGCTGGGGATTGGCGGGCTGAAAAATGCCGGAGATGCTCCCTGGTATGTGGTGGAAAAAGATCTTCACCGTAATGTGCTGGTGGTGGGTCAGGGCAATAACCACCCACTGTTGTTTTCTGAAGCGTTAACGGCATCCCATATTGACTGGATTGAAGGCACTCCTCCCCATATGCCCTGTATGCTCAAGGCTAAAGTACGCTATCGCCAGCAGGAACAGCCCTGTCAACTGTCACAAGGTGATGATGGCCGTTATCTGGTGCATTTCCAGGAGCCGCAACGGGCTGTAACCCCTGGTCAGTCAGTGGTCTTTTATGAGGGTGATACCTGTCTTGGTGGAGGGGTGATTGAAGCCCGTCATGCCTCAATACGGCAGTTACTGGATGACAGTTTGGCTAGATGA